The Paenibacillus tianjinensis genome has a window encoding:
- a CDS encoding crossover junction endodeoxyribonuclease RuvC, translating into MKIMGIDHGTNYAGWATMKNGRPIEFGLRDYSNIKMPNVLDAIYQDTFRMLEQERPEIIILERPVHFKNANSVLALVGAFSMVTLAALHLGIRIAEIRPSELKMQTGKGNADKETVAVEMQMLFDLDYDDLAVPVLYKTSDPKGKYKKGDVQQRLFDPSDALALCWAYHQKYIKGVA; encoded by the coding sequence ATGAAGATCATGGGAATCGACCACGGCACGAATTACGCCGGATGGGCAACGATGAAAAACGGAAGGCCAATTGAGTTCGGACTGCGCGATTACAGCAACATCAAAATGCCGAATGTGCTTGATGCCATCTATCAGGACACCTTCCGGATGCTCGAGCAGGAGCGGCCGGAAATCATCATCCTGGAGCGGCCGGTGCATTTCAAGAATGCGAACAGCGTTCTGGCTCTGGTCGGGGCATTTTCTATGGTCACACTGGCTGCCTTGCATCTCGGTATCCGGATTGCTGAGATTCGCCCTTCTGAGCTGAAGATGCAGACCGGCAAAGGTAATGCAGACAAGGAAACCGTTGCTGTCGAAATGCAGATGTTGTTCGACCTGGATTATGACGATCTCGCCGTTCCCGTTCTCTACAAGACGAGCGATCCTAAAGGAAAGTACAAGAAGGGCGATGTGCAGCAGCGATTGTTTGACCCTTCTGATGCCTTGGCGCTCTGCTGGGCCTACCACCAAAAATATATCAAGGGAGTTGCTTAG
- a CDS encoding DUF5348 domain-containing protein gives MKEKIKMALIKLEPELKRVAKLMEDAENEGVYGDTPQEHYLRSMNNKIGSKLDDARRLLRQVNAPVIEEGTLRKNASGRYELPSGDYFTSGSSIEFLHSYSDGDQIWVYSSVEHNGEDYYITNIPDTPMSGLRVRIKQLPLWD, from the coding sequence ATGAAGGAAAAGATCAAGATGGCTCTGATCAAGCTGGAGCCAGAGCTGAAGCGGGTAGCGAAACTGATGGAGGATGCTGAGAACGAAGGCGTTTACGGTGACACTCCTCAAGAACATTATCTCCGGTCAATGAACAATAAGATCGGCAGCAAACTGGACGATGCCCGCCGGTTGCTCCGGCAAGTCAATGCTCCGGTGATTGAAGAAGGGACACTCCGGAAAAATGCTTCTGGCCGCTATGAACTGCCAAGCGGGGATTATTTCACATCAGGATCATCGATTGAATTCCTTCACTCTTACTCTGACGGCGATCAAATCTGGGTTTACTCCAGTGTCGAGCATAACGGTGAGGATTACTACATCACAAACATTCCTGATACTCCGATGTCCGGGCTGCGGGTACGAATCAAACAGTTGCCTCTTTGGGATTAA
- a CDS encoding DUF3889 domain-containing protein: MDQVGDIIENFLRWAVIMKQLVILILVMLMFPTASIEAMPEYAKWGKIAVEETQKHYKAAIIDYKHIGRTELTPKKSEEKFKLWIRNKAGNEFGVIVTIQFNPSTEIVQSIQFSETNR, translated from the coding sequence ATGGATCAAGTAGGAGATATTATTGAAAACTTCTTGAGATGGGCGGTTATTATGAAACAATTAGTGATATTGATTTTAGTTATGCTCATGTTTCCCACTGCTTCAATAGAGGCTATGCCTGAATACGCAAAATGGGGTAAAATTGCAGTAGAGGAAACCCAAAAACATTATAAAGCAGCCATAATCGATTATAAGCACATCGGTCGTACTGAACTAACACCAAAAAAGTCTGAAGAGAAATTCAAACTATGGATTAGGAACAAAGCAGGTAACGAATTTGGGGTTATTGTAACAATCCAATTTAACCCGTCAACTGAAATAGTTCAATCGATTCAGTTTTCTGAAACTAATCGATAG
- a CDS encoding PBSX family phage terminase large subunit, with protein sequence MSAPVVVAFNSHFKIINCSKHRYRVMRGSAGSGKSVNIAQDFILKLGDPKYEGANLLCVRKVNETNRNSTYAELVGAINRIYGDRADEYWEVLRSPLMIRSRVTGNEIIFRGMNDVRDREKVKSITFTKGKLVWIWVEEATELQESDVDILDDRLRGVLLNPYLYYQITFSFNPVSASHWIKRKYFDYSSPDILTHHSTYLQNRFIDEAYHRRMMMRKEQDPEGYEVYGLGEWGELGGLIFKNFIVHDFDTSFGMFDSMHHAQDFGFNHANAILTVGVKDGEFFVCNEIYVHEMATDGIIELADRQGLSKYLAMYCDSAEPDRIQMWQNAGYNASGVMKEPGSVQAQIDYLKQRKIHIHPDCVNTIKEIQQWSWRKDKKTGLYLDEPVNVFDDAMAALRYSAEPLRRPELIYTNQRPSGW encoded by the coding sequence ATGAGTGCCCCGGTAGTCGTGGCGTTCAATTCTCATTTCAAGATCATTAACTGTTCCAAGCATCGGTACCGGGTTATGCGTGGGAGCGCCGGATCTGGCAAATCCGTTAATATAGCGCAGGACTTCATATTGAAGCTTGGCGATCCAAAGTATGAGGGCGCTAACCTGCTGTGTGTTCGGAAAGTCAATGAGACCAACCGAAACAGCACCTATGCGGAGCTGGTCGGTGCGATCAACCGGATTTACGGTGATCGAGCTGATGAATATTGGGAAGTCCTTCGTTCGCCGCTGATGATCCGCAGCCGGGTAACCGGCAATGAAATCATATTCCGCGGTATGAATGATGTGCGGGACCGTGAAAAGGTCAAATCCATCACCTTCACGAAGGGAAAGCTGGTCTGGATCTGGGTGGAGGAAGCAACCGAGCTGCAGGAATCGGATGTTGATATCCTGGATGACCGGCTGCGCGGGGTTTTGCTGAATCCATATCTCTATTATCAGATCACCTTCAGTTTCAACCCTGTGTCGGCATCCCATTGGATTAAGAGGAAGTACTTCGATTACTCGAGCCCGGACATCCTCACGCACCATTCTACGTATCTACAGAACCGGTTCATTGATGAAGCCTACCATCGCCGTATGATGATGCGTAAGGAACAGGATCCGGAAGGATACGAGGTTTACGGCCTGGGAGAATGGGGTGAGCTTGGCGGCCTGATTTTCAAAAATTTCATAGTGCATGACTTTGATACTTCCTTCGGGATGTTCGACAGCATGCATCATGCGCAGGACTTTGGTTTCAACCATGCAAATGCCATTCTCACGGTCGGTGTCAAAGACGGTGAGTTTTTTGTGTGCAATGAGATATACGTCCATGAGATGGCGACAGACGGGATCATTGAGTTGGCTGATCGGCAGGGCCTCAGCAAGTATCTGGCGATGTACTGCGATTCTGCCGAGCCTGACCGCATTCAGATGTGGCAGAACGCTGGCTACAATGCTTCCGGTGTCATGAAGGAGCCCGGCAGCGTGCAGGCTCAGATTGATTACTTGAAGCAGCGGAAGATTCATATTCATCCCGATTGCGTCAATACCATCAAAGAGATACAGCAGTGGTCATGGCGGAAGGATAAGAAGACAGGGCTTTATCTTGATGAGCCAGTTAATGTGTTCGATGATGCGATGGCTGCACTTCGCTATTCGGCTGAGCCGCTGCGTCGTCCTGAGCTGATTTATACAAATCAACGGCCTTCAGGCTGGTAA
- a CDS encoding zinc-finger domain-containing protein produces the protein MNRIDTLHQISRISEDNCKGCMQRAEIIREHGHIHFYVDRHCTKVCPIGAELKRLGSLLEGRRKG, from the coding sequence ATGAACCGGATCGACACGCTGCACCAGATCAGTCGCATCTCAGAGGACAACTGCAAGGGCTGCATGCAGCGGGCTGAGATTATCCGGGAGCATGGCCACATTCACTTCTATGTGGATAGGCACTGCACGAAGGTTTGCCCGATCGGGGCGGAACTCAAACGGCTGGGCAGCCTGTTGGAAGGGAGGCGGAAGGGATGA
- the terS gene encoding phage terminase small subunit, translating to MPRERDPKRAEAEKLWLDSGGQLDLVEIAAQLNVSAGTVRGWKSKDNWSDQLNGTLQTDEGNAPNKPERSKRKKGAPKGNKNAVGNRGGAPPGSKNALGNKGGHGGPYRNDKAVTHGFFRKFLPDDTAEIMEQLETRSPIDMMWDQITIQYAAILRAQQIMLVKDRDDLTKELKKSKLVTTEKSDNEETEWEIQFAWDKQASFLTAQSRAMTTLQNLIRQYDEMCRQGKADTEQELRVQKLKKEISLLDQKGASDGSKPPLHIIVDYGDDAS from the coding sequence ATGCCAAGAGAAAGAGACCCAAAAAGGGCAGAAGCTGAAAAGTTATGGTTGGACAGCGGCGGTCAGCTCGACCTTGTAGAAATTGCTGCTCAGCTAAATGTATCTGCGGGAACGGTCCGGGGATGGAAGAGTAAAGATAACTGGTCCGATCAATTAAACGGAACGCTCCAAACTGATGAAGGGAACGCTCCAAATAAACCGGAACGTTCTAAAAGAAAGAAAGGCGCGCCAAAGGGCAACAAAAACGCCGTCGGCAACCGTGGCGGCGCTCCTCCCGGCAGCAAGAATGCTCTGGGTAACAAGGGCGGCCATGGCGGCCCATATCGAAACGATAAGGCCGTCACTCATGGCTTCTTTCGTAAGTTCCTACCGGACGACACTGCCGAGATCATGGAGCAGCTTGAAACCCGTTCTCCCATTGATATGATGTGGGATCAGATCACGATTCAGTATGCTGCCATACTCAGGGCGCAGCAGATCATGCTGGTGAAGGACCGGGATGATCTTACAAAGGAATTGAAGAAATCCAAATTGGTCACTACGGAGAAATCTGATAATGAGGAAACCGAGTGGGAGATTCAGTTCGCCTGGGATAAGCAGGCTTCCTTCTTAACAGCGCAGAGCCGGGCCATGACCACGCTGCAGAACCTTATCCGTCAATATGACGAGATGTGCCGGCAGGGCAAAGCAGATACAGAGCAGGAGCTGCGTGTACAGAAGCTGAAGAAGGAGATCTCGCTGCTTGATCAGAAGGGCGCGAGCGACGGAAGCAAGCCGCCTCTTCACATCATCGTTGATTATGGGGATGATGCATCATGA
- a CDS encoding DUF6906 family protein has product MKQGKRPTRRQKEEIKANGLIMDNWFVERDTREELVLINRYSGKPRTIRRAVS; this is encoded by the coding sequence ATGAAGCAGGGGAAGCGGCCGACACGTCGGCAGAAGGAAGAAATTAAAGCAAATGGATTGATCATGGATAACTGGTTTGTTGAGCGAGATACTCGTGAGGAATTAGTACTGATAAACCGGTACTCCGGCAAGCCCCGGACGATCCGGAGAGCCGTATCATGA
- a CDS encoding YopX family protein, whose amino-acid sequence MSREIKFRAWLKNEKRMLDKVALTWPGSEMIIQWYDSLEDYYAGALSDCSERDAEVMQYTGLNDRNGQEIYEGDIVKHAVGWFGKVQYFEGTFEIEARHQSWPINCTRSGKIEVVGNICDNPELLEV is encoded by the coding sequence ATGAGCAGAGAAATAAAGTTCCGGGCGTGGTTAAAAAACGAAAAGCGAATGCTTGATAAAGTTGCACTCACTTGGCCGGGGTCAGAAATGATCATTCAGTGGTACGACAGCCTGGAAGATTATTATGCTGGAGCATTATCTGATTGCAGTGAACGGGATGCAGAAGTCATGCAATACACAGGCCTGAATGATCGCAACGGCCAGGAAATATACGAAGGTGATATTGTAAAACACGCAGTAGGCTGGTTTGGTAAAGTGCAGTACTTTGAAGGCACATTCGAGATCGAGGCAAGGCATCAAAGCTGGCCCATTAATTGCACAAGATCCGGAAAAATCGAAGTTGTCGGCAACATCTGCGATAATCCAGAACTACTAGAGGTATAA
- a CDS encoding IDEAL domain-containing protein — MRILLLYALALDKYIEVVWEAAVLKYRIEQLQQLIDQALDNWDAEAFYQYSAELAGLKAVQGHGQVKAGAGT, encoded by the coding sequence ATGCGAATCCTCTTACTATATGCACTGGCACTGGATAAGTACATCGAAGTGGTTTGGGAGGCTGCCGTCCTGAAATACCGGATTGAGCAGCTGCAGCAACTGATAGATCAGGCACTGGACAACTGGGATGCAGAAGCATTCTACCAATACTCGGCTGAGCTGGCCGGACTTAAGGCGGTGCAGGGACATGGGCAAGTCAAAGCAGGGGCGGGAACCTAA